The following DNA comes from Methylophilus sp. 5.
ATGCGCCGCAGACCATCGCTCGGCCACCTCATTAAGCTGTGCATTTGCCAGCTTCAAGTCTTCGATGGTGTACATCGTTTACCAACTTCTTTGAAAAACACTTTGATCAAGATTTAGCTAGCCTAAAAGCTCGCCACCAATGGCCCAATCTTCATACGCCACCTCTTCAAACACAACGTAGGTGTAGTTAGCGGGTTTATGCGCATGTTTTTGCAGGGTTTCGGTGATTTCTTTGGCAATTTGCTTCTTTTGCTCTTTGGTGACTGAGCCTGCGAGTTTCACGTTGACATATGGCATATTGGCGCTCCGTTAATGAATCAAAGTCTTCAAAAAGCTAGTGATGATGGCCGGTTTCGCCGCGATGAATATCACGGATTAAATTGAGCGTGACCACCAATAACAGCAACGAAATCAAGATAGACAGAATCGGGTCTATGGTCATCCAGCCGGTGAAGTAGATCACCACACCTGCGGCGACCGCCGTCACTGAGCCTAACAAGTCACCCAGCACATGCAAAAATGCGGCGCGGTGGTTCAAACTGGCATCACCGCCGTGATGTTCGTGCTGGTGATGCATGTGTTTGGCCACAAACAGGTTGATTAACAGGCCAACCAAAGCAATCACGCTGACGTAACCGCCGGCGACTGGCACCGGGTGTTTTAACCGGTCTATGGCTTCAACCACAATCCAGCCAGTCACCACCAACATAGACAACGCATTAATCATGGAAACACGACGCTCGGTTTGCTGTGAGGCCGGATGCCCGGTGCGGGCCCGATGGGCCGCCCACATAGCGAGCCCCAGCGCCAGCACGTCAAACAACATGTGCCAGGCATCGCTAAGCAAGGCCAGTGACTGTGTCCAGAGCCCGCCGGCAAACTCGACCACCGCAAACAGTGCAATGGCGAGAAAAGGGATCCAGAACGGGTTGCCATGTGCGGCCTCGTCGTGCGC
Coding sequences within:
- a CDS encoding 4-oxalocrotonate tautomerase family protein, with amino-acid sequence MPYVNVKLAGSVTKEQKKQIAKEITETLQKHAHKPANYTYVVFEEVAYEDWAIGGELLG
- a CDS encoding cation diffusion facilitator family transporter, with translation MKPSHTHSDHAHAPERAHNGCAHDHAHENHAHAHDEAAHGNPFWIPFLAIALFAVVEFAGGLWTQSLALLSDAWHMLFDVLALGLAMWAAHRARTGHPASQQTERRVSMINALSMLVVTGWIVVEAIDRLKHPVPVAGGYVSVIALVGLLINLFVAKHMHHQHEHHGGDASLNHRAAFLHVLGDLLGSVTAVAAGVVIYFTGWMTIDPILSILISLLLLVVTLNLIRDIHRGETGHHH